The proteins below are encoded in one region of Amycolatopsis acidiphila:
- a CDS encoding NAD(P)-dependent oxidoreductase yields MSGTPATIAVLGLGEAGGALARDLVAAGAVVRGYDPAVRAADGIVDTSSEAEAARGADLVLSVNSATAAVDALRAGLPGTTGIWADLNTGSPGLKRELASIAGAVPFTDISIMAPVPGKGLRVPMLASGPAAEPTAVLLRSLGASVEVMAGEAGLAAERKLLRSVFFKGMSAAVVEALEAARAAGCEDWLREIIEHELTTADKSTVDRLVTGSHRHATRRTTEMAAAADMLGELGVPANVAAAARDQLARLSGANGRSNATSVPRLGEELR; encoded by the coding sequence ATGTCCGGAACGCCAGCCACGATCGCGGTCCTCGGCCTTGGCGAGGCAGGCGGGGCGCTGGCCCGCGACCTCGTCGCCGCCGGCGCCGTCGTCCGGGGCTACGACCCGGCCGTCCGGGCAGCCGACGGGATCGTCGACACCTCGTCCGAGGCGGAGGCGGCCCGGGGCGCGGACCTCGTGCTGAGCGTGAACAGCGCGACGGCGGCGGTCGACGCGCTGCGGGCCGGGCTGCCCGGCACGACCGGCATCTGGGCGGACCTGAACACCGGCTCCCCCGGCCTCAAGCGGGAGCTCGCCTCGATCGCCGGTGCGGTGCCGTTCACCGACATCTCGATCATGGCACCGGTGCCGGGCAAGGGATTGCGGGTGCCGATGCTCGCGAGTGGGCCCGCCGCCGAGCCCACGGCCGTGCTGCTGCGCTCGCTCGGCGCGTCGGTCGAGGTGATGGCCGGGGAAGCGGGCCTGGCCGCGGAGCGGAAGCTCCTGCGCAGCGTGTTCTTCAAGGGCATGTCGGCCGCAGTGGTCGAGGCGCTGGAGGCGGCCCGCGCCGCGGGCTGCGAGGACTGGCTGCGCGAGATCATCGAGCACGAGCTGACCACCGCGGACAAGTCCACTGTGGACAGGCTGGTGACAGGTTCGCACCGGCACGCCACGCGCCGGACGACGGAGATGGCCGCGGCCGCGGACATGCTGGGCGAGCTGGGCGTGCCCGCGAACGTCGCCGCGGCCGCCCGGGATCAGCTCGCGCGCTTGTCCGGTGCCAACGGCAGGTCGAACGCGACCAGCGTGCCGAGGCTCGGCGAGGAGTTGAGGTAG
- a CDS encoding ABC transporter substrate-binding protein, translating to MTDRRSVLKALAAAPLLFAAGCATRESTTPAGVLNIGQISDSVAFLPLFIAEKQGYFKAAGITLGERPRLGTGAKVAAALKSGSVDLGAGVITDAFNLAKIDDGTRLVTSLVTEYYVDVVVPPSFPEPASLNEKIQALVGRKIGITGPGSGTEALVDYLFSSIGRNAATDSTLVNLGSATTSAIGAMKTNRVDALAFFQPIAQQAAAANVGRTYISPARGDVPSLRGALHGVVFSTRKLLDRKQEELAAFQRAMTRALADIHGAPAQARSLLGQYLKGTDAKALDALMPILPREVPATPQVQRGSFETARKFHLDSGLVKKAPSYEAVLYNQPGV from the coding sequence ATGACTGACCGCCGGAGCGTGCTGAAAGCGCTTGCCGCGGCGCCGCTGCTGTTCGCCGCGGGCTGTGCGACCCGCGAGTCGACCACGCCGGCGGGCGTGCTCAACATCGGGCAGATCAGCGACTCGGTCGCCTTCCTGCCGTTGTTCATCGCCGAGAAACAGGGCTACTTCAAGGCCGCGGGCATCACGCTCGGCGAGCGGCCGCGGCTGGGCACCGGGGCGAAGGTGGCCGCGGCGCTCAAGTCGGGCAGCGTCGACCTCGGCGCCGGGGTGATCACCGACGCGTTCAACCTCGCCAAGATCGACGACGGCACCCGGCTCGTGACGAGCCTGGTCACCGAGTACTACGTGGACGTCGTCGTCCCGCCGTCGTTCCCCGAACCGGCCTCGCTGAACGAGAAGATCCAGGCGCTGGTGGGCAGGAAGATCGGCATCACCGGTCCCGGCAGCGGCACCGAGGCGCTGGTGGACTACCTGTTCAGCAGCATCGGCCGCAACGCCGCGACCGATTCGACGCTGGTGAACCTGGGCAGCGCGACCACGTCCGCGATCGGCGCGATGAAGACGAACCGGGTGGACGCGCTCGCGTTCTTCCAGCCCATCGCCCAGCAGGCCGCGGCGGCGAACGTGGGCAGGACGTACATCTCCCCGGCGCGCGGTGACGTGCCGAGCCTGCGTGGCGCGTTGCACGGCGTCGTGTTCAGCACGCGGAAGCTGCTCGACCGCAAGCAGGAGGAGCTGGCCGCGTTCCAGCGCGCGATGACCAGGGCGCTCGCGGACATCCACGGCGCGCCCGCGCAGGCCCGGTCGCTGCTGGGCCAGTACCTCAAGGGCACGGACGCGAAGGCGCTCGACGCACTGATGCCGATCCTGCCGCGGGAAGTACCGGCGACACCGCAGGTGCAGCGCGGTTCCTTCGAGACCGCACGGAAGTTTCATCTGGACAGTGGGCTGGTGAAGAAGGCACCGTCGTACGAAGCCGTTTTGTACAACCAGCCTGGGGTGTAG
- a CDS encoding GAF domain-containing sensor histidine kinase produces MEPTLAAHALSAATDITTAALSGDEPDAVLASVVQKAAELAKADLGLIMVRNDDASVTVEAVYGLQTADVRGLLLPAHSVAGQVARGGETVVTDDFTVDPRTAPHVPAELREYGPFAAVPFGAGGRMLGALAVYRMQGAEGFSPGTVEVLTAFAAQVGVVLALAEGANARHRVTLYEERERIARELHDVIVQRLYAAGMQLDRVRRRMRKRFAGTDAARLGEAIDQLDQTIGEIRATVHSLRSPAPEPEATPRTDLAESARGEVRIAEELLGFPPTLELSGEFADIPAERADHIRAALREALSNVVRHSGASETRVTLHRDAHEVRLRVRDNGSGVPQGVATRGLRHLAERAKSAGGKFYLNSSPSLGTLVAFDLPLAPDKRAS; encoded by the coding sequence ATGGAACCGACGCTTGCCGCCCACGCACTGTCCGCGGCCACGGACATCACCACCGCCGCCCTCTCCGGAGACGAGCCCGACGCGGTCCTCGCCTCGGTGGTGCAGAAGGCCGCCGAGCTCGCCAAGGCCGACCTCGGCCTGATCATGGTGCGCAACGACGATGCCAGCGTCACCGTGGAGGCTGTGTACGGGTTGCAGACAGCCGATGTACGAGGCTTGTTACTGCCCGCGCACTCGGTCGCGGGGCAGGTCGCCCGCGGCGGCGAGACGGTGGTGACCGACGACTTCACGGTGGACCCGCGCACCGCGCCCCACGTGCCCGCCGAGCTGCGGGAGTACGGCCCGTTCGCGGCCGTGCCGTTCGGGGCCGGCGGCCGCATGCTGGGCGCACTGGCGGTGTATCGGATGCAGGGCGCCGAAGGTTTCTCCCCGGGCACGGTCGAGGTGCTGACGGCGTTCGCCGCGCAGGTCGGTGTCGTGCTGGCGCTGGCGGAGGGGGCGAACGCCCGGCACCGCGTCACCCTCTACGAGGAGCGCGAACGCATCGCCCGCGAGCTGCACGACGTGATCGTGCAAAGGCTGTATGCAGCCGGTATGCAGCTCGACCGGGTGCGGCGGCGGATGCGCAAGCGGTTCGCCGGCACCGACGCCGCCCGTCTCGGCGAGGCGATCGACCAGCTCGACCAGACGATCGGGGAGATCAGGGCGACCGTGCACAGCCTGCGCTCGCCCGCGCCGGAGCCCGAGGCGACGCCGAGGACCGACCTCGCCGAGTCCGCCCGCGGCGAGGTGCGCATCGCGGAGGAGCTGCTCGGCTTCCCGCCGACGCTCGAGCTGTCCGGCGAGTTCGCCGACATTCCCGCCGAACGGGCCGACCACATCCGCGCCGCGCTGCGCGAAGCACTGTCCAATGTGGTCAGGCACTCCGGTGCGAGCGAGACCAGGGTGACCCTGCACCGCGACGCACACGAGGTGCGGCTTCGCGTGCGGGACAACGGCTCGGGCGTGCCGCAGGGGGTCGCGACCCGTGGGCTGCGGCATCTCGCCGAACGGGCCAAGAGCGCCGGCGGGAAGTTCTACCTCAACTCCTCGCCGAGCCTCGGCACGCTGGTCGCGTTCGACCTGCCGTTGGCACCGGACAAGCGCGCGAGCTGA
- a CDS encoding GntR family transcriptional regulator — MTEAQVEQPVVVAIRDAIVRGEFVPNQRLVEADLSAQFSASRANVRAALIELANEGLVERVQNRGARVRAVSIEEAVEISEVRMMLEALCAAKAAERITDDEIAELGQLGKDMRDAVAQGDVVGYSGLNQRLHLRVRQISGQRTAAQLLERLRGQSVRHQFRLAMRPGRPSVSLPEHLAIIDGICAHDPEKAQEAARAHLESVIKALREADVAASRP, encoded by the coding sequence GTGACGGAAGCCCAGGTCGAACAGCCTGTCGTGGTCGCGATTCGCGACGCGATCGTGCGCGGTGAGTTCGTGCCCAACCAGCGGCTGGTCGAAGCCGACCTGTCCGCCCAGTTCTCCGCCAGCCGCGCGAACGTCCGCGCCGCCCTCATCGAGCTCGCGAACGAGGGGCTCGTCGAGCGGGTGCAGAACCGCGGGGCCCGAGTGCGCGCCGTGTCGATCGAGGAGGCCGTCGAGATCTCCGAGGTGCGGATGATGCTGGAGGCGCTGTGCGCGGCGAAGGCGGCCGAGCGCATCACCGACGACGAGATCGCCGAGCTCGGGCAACTGGGCAAGGACATGCGCGACGCGGTCGCCCAGGGTGACGTCGTCGGCTACTCCGGGCTCAACCAGCGACTGCACCTGCGCGTGCGGCAGATCAGCGGGCAGCGAACCGCCGCGCAGCTGCTGGAACGGCTGCGCGGGCAGAGCGTGCGCCACCAGTTCCGGCTCGCGATGCGACCCGGCCGCCCCTCCGTCTCGCTGCCCGAGCACCTCGCCATCATCGACGGCATCTGCGCACACGACCCGGAAAAAGCGCAGGAGGCGGCCCGTGCCCACCTGGAGAGCGTGATCAAGGCGCTGCGCGAGGCGGACGTGGCCGCCAGTCGCCCTTGA
- a CDS encoding cytochrome ubiquinol oxidase subunit I: protein MDVLQLARWQFGITTVYHFLMVPLTIGLSVLVAGMQTAWVRTGHRRYHEMTKFWGKLLLVNFAMGVVTGIVQEFQFGMNWNAYSRFVGDVFGAPLAMEGLVAFFVESTFLGLWIFGWDRLPKRVHLACAWAFSLATVASAYFILAANSWMQHPVGVAFVDGKPTMRSIWAVLTNNTALAAIPHTIAGAFSVAAAFIVGVAAWHLWRKRKTDDEHRATWRTSLRLGGWVGVVAFAVLAITGDTQGKLMFEQQPMKMASAEALCHTEQPASFSIIAIGDVARQNCEDVKTFNVPALLSFLAHNDFKTQVTGVEDLVGQYQAKYGTNYPDDPALGQLAGKPIDYTPNLPVTYWGFRIMIGFGAISAGIGVLALWLTRKGRMPDSKWFPRLALLGIATPFIGNSAGWIFTEMGRQPFVVVPNPSGVDGVWMFTAQAVSNLSTGEVWTSLLALTSLYLALGVVEVFLMRRYVRGGVEGVLPPEKPKQDNDSGDALAFAY from the coding sequence GTGGACGTACTCCAGCTGGCGAGGTGGCAGTTCGGGATCACGACCGTCTACCACTTCCTCATGGTTCCCCTGACGATCGGGCTGTCCGTGCTGGTCGCGGGCATGCAGACGGCATGGGTCCGGACCGGGCACCGCCGTTACCACGAGATGACCAAGTTCTGGGGGAAGCTCCTGCTGGTCAACTTCGCGATGGGCGTGGTGACGGGCATCGTGCAGGAGTTCCAGTTCGGGATGAACTGGAACGCCTACTCGCGGTTCGTCGGCGACGTCTTCGGCGCGCCGCTCGCGATGGAGGGGCTGGTCGCGTTCTTCGTCGAGTCGACCTTCCTCGGGCTGTGGATCTTCGGCTGGGACCGGTTGCCCAAGCGGGTGCACCTGGCGTGCGCGTGGGCCTTCTCGCTCGCGACGGTTGCCTCGGCCTACTTCATCCTCGCCGCGAACTCCTGGATGCAGCATCCCGTCGGCGTGGCCTTCGTCGACGGCAAGCCGACGATGCGCTCGATCTGGGCGGTGCTGACCAACAACACCGCGCTCGCCGCGATCCCGCACACCATCGCGGGCGCGTTCTCGGTCGCCGCCGCGTTCATCGTCGGCGTCGCCGCCTGGCACCTGTGGCGCAAGCGCAAGACCGATGACGAGCACCGCGCGACCTGGCGGACCTCGTTGCGGCTCGGCGGCTGGGTCGGCGTGGTCGCGTTCGCGGTGCTCGCGATCACCGGCGACACGCAGGGCAAGCTGATGTTCGAGCAGCAGCCGATGAAGATGGCTTCGGCCGAGGCGCTGTGCCACACCGAGCAGCCCGCGAGCTTCTCGATCATCGCGATCGGCGACGTGGCCAGGCAGAACTGCGAGGACGTCAAGACGTTCAACGTGCCGGCGCTGCTGTCCTTCCTGGCGCACAACGACTTCAAGACGCAGGTCACCGGCGTCGAGGACCTGGTCGGGCAGTACCAGGCGAAGTACGGCACGAACTACCCGGACGACCCGGCACTCGGCCAACTGGCGGGGAAGCCGATCGATTACACGCCGAACCTGCCGGTGACCTACTGGGGCTTCCGGATCATGATCGGCTTCGGCGCCATCTCGGCGGGCATCGGCGTGCTGGCCCTGTGGCTCACCCGCAAGGGCCGCATGCCCGACTCGAAGTGGTTCCCGCGCCTGGCATTGCTGGGTATCGCGACTCCGTTCATCGGCAACAGCGCCGGCTGGATCTTCACCGAGATGGGCCGCCAGCCGTTCGTCGTCGTGCCGAACCCGTCGGGGGTGGACGGGGTGTGGATGTTCACCGCGCAGGCAGTGTCGAACTTGTCCACAGGGGAGGTGTGGACCTCGTTGCTCGCGCTGACCTCGCTGTACCTGGCGCTCGGCGTGGTCGAGGTGTTCCTCATGCGCAGGTATGTCCGCGGTGGGGTCGAGGGTGTGCTGCCACCCGAGAAACCCAAGCAGGACAACGATTCCGGCGATGCGCTCGCCTTCGCGTACTAG
- a CDS encoding MarR family winged helix-turn-helix transcriptional regulator, translating into MSDLIDRARRQWGEVRPELDTSGMAVIGRVLRLASLIRRDTDDLLAGHELTRAEFDVLCALRRNGVLNPGQISREMLSSGAAITKRLDRLARMGLVSRAASERDRRVVQVRLTDKGVALIDELLPSQLKAERAALENLSEADRSALAGLLGTVLQTVEGVTA; encoded by the coding sequence GTGAGTGATCTCATCGACAGAGCGCGGCGGCAGTGGGGGGAGGTACGCCCTGAGCTGGACACCTCCGGGATGGCCGTGATCGGGCGCGTGCTGCGGCTCGCGTCCCTGATCCGCCGCGACACCGACGATCTGCTGGCCGGGCACGAGCTGACCAGGGCCGAGTTCGACGTGCTGTGCGCGCTGCGCCGCAACGGCGTGCTCAACCCCGGCCAGATCAGCCGCGAGATGCTGTCCTCGGGCGCGGCCATCACCAAACGGCTCGACCGGCTGGCCCGGATGGGCCTGGTCTCGCGGGCCGCGAGCGAGCGCGACCGCCGCGTGGTGCAGGTGCGGCTGACCGACAAGGGCGTGGCCCTCATCGACGAGCTGCTGCCCAGCCAGCTCAAGGCCGAGCGTGCCGCGCTCGAGAACCTGTCCGAAGCGGACCGGTCCGCATTGGCCGGTCTACTCGGGACAGTTCTGCAGACGGTCGAGGGCGTAACCGCCTGA
- a CDS encoding P-loop NTPase family protein, whose amino-acid sequence MTAVLTADAVTKQFAKGDAAIVALREFSVEISEGSFVTVLGRSGCGKSTLRGCSRRWSC is encoded by the coding sequence ATGACCGCGGTGCTGACCGCGGACGCGGTCACCAAGCAGTTCGCCAAGGGCGACGCGGCGATCGTGGCGCTGCGGGAGTTCTCGGTGGAGATCTCCGAAGGCAGCTTCGTCACCGTCCTCGGCCGCAGTGGCTGCGGGAAGTCCACGCTGCGGGGGTGTTCGCGACGCTGGTCGTGCTGA
- a CDS encoding response regulator: MAIEVLLVDDHEVVRRGLRELLSDEPDIEVVAEASSADEALAVAMHVEPDVAVVDVRLGDGDGVSLCRELRSKPNPPQCLVLTAFDDEEAMVGAIMAGAAGYLLKQVRGQDVVNAVREVAAGRSLLDPLTTAHVLDKLRHPREDELDQLTERERSVLELIGDGLSNREIAERLFLAEKTVKNYVTSVLAKLGMQRRTQAAAWVARRGK, translated from the coding sequence ATGGCCATCGAGGTGCTGCTCGTCGACGATCACGAAGTGGTGCGGCGCGGCCTGCGTGAGCTGCTGAGCGACGAGCCGGACATCGAGGTCGTCGCCGAGGCGAGCAGCGCCGACGAGGCGCTCGCCGTCGCGATGCACGTCGAGCCCGACGTCGCGGTGGTCGACGTGCGCCTCGGTGACGGCGACGGCGTGTCCCTGTGCCGGGAGCTGCGCTCGAAGCCGAACCCGCCGCAGTGCCTCGTGCTCACGGCGTTCGACGACGAGGAGGCCATGGTCGGCGCGATCATGGCCGGCGCCGCGGGTTACCTGCTCAAGCAGGTCCGCGGCCAGGACGTGGTCAACGCGGTCCGCGAGGTCGCGGCCGGGCGCTCCCTGCTCGACCCGCTGACCACCGCACACGTGCTCGACAAGCTGCGTCACCCGCGGGAGGACGAGCTCGACCAGCTGACCGAGCGCGAGCGCAGCGTGCTGGAGCTGATCGGGGACGGACTGTCCAACCGGGAGATCGCGGAACGGCTGTTCCTCGCCGAGAAGACGGTCAAGAACTACGTGACCTCCGTGCTCGCCAAGCTCGGCATGCAGCGCCGCACGCAGGCCGCGGCGTGGGTGGCGCGGCGCGGCAAGTAG
- the cydB gene encoding cytochrome d ubiquinol oxidase subunit II, which yields MSLETLWFCIIVLFWLGYLFLEGFDFGVGMLLPVLGRDDTERRVMINTIGPVWDGNEVWLIVAAGAMFAAFPDWYASLFSGAYLPLLLVLLALIGRGVAFEYRGKVDSPRWRRNWDRVIVLGSWLPPLGVGLLITTTVLGLPLDEHGNRIGSAFAAVRWDTLLGALAVVGFSLVHGAAFLALKTGGELRDRARLLAIRVLPVALVPLVVLLLIVQFREGALWTVLPLAVAVGAAVVAWRKLVADRDGQAFAALGVTIAAAVVTLFGALYPDVLPSTADPANSLTVAGAASSHYALQVITWVAAFGAPAVLVYQGWTYWVFRKRISTAQIPPVHTP from the coding sequence ATGAGCCTCGAAACCCTGTGGTTCTGCATCATCGTCCTGTTCTGGCTGGGCTACCTGTTCCTCGAAGGCTTCGACTTCGGCGTGGGGATGCTGCTGCCGGTGCTCGGCCGCGACGACACCGAGCGGCGCGTCATGATCAACACGATCGGCCCGGTGTGGGACGGCAACGAGGTGTGGCTCATCGTCGCGGCCGGCGCGATGTTCGCGGCCTTCCCGGACTGGTACGCCTCGCTGTTCTCGGGCGCCTACCTGCCGTTGCTGCTGGTGCTGCTCGCGCTCATCGGCCGCGGGGTGGCGTTCGAGTACCGCGGCAAGGTCGACTCGCCGCGCTGGCGCCGTAACTGGGACCGCGTCATCGTGCTCGGCTCGTGGCTGCCGCCGCTGGGCGTCGGCCTGCTGATCACCACCACGGTGCTGGGCCTGCCGCTCGACGAGCACGGCAACCGGATCGGCTCGGCGTTCGCGGCCGTCCGCTGGGACACGCTGCTCGGCGCGCTCGCGGTGGTCGGGTTCTCGCTCGTGCACGGGGCCGCGTTCCTCGCCCTCAAGACCGGCGGCGAGCTGCGGGACCGCGCGCGGCTGCTGGCCATCCGGGTGCTGCCGGTCGCGCTCGTGCCGCTGGTGGTGCTGCTGCTGATCGTGCAGTTCCGCGAAGGTGCCCTCTGGACCGTGCTACCGCTCGCGGTCGCCGTGGGCGCGGCCGTGGTCGCGTGGCGCAAGCTGGTCGCCGACCGGGACGGCCAGGCGTTCGCCGCCCTCGGTGTCACCATCGCGGCGGCGGTCGTGACCTTGTTCGGCGCGCTGTACCCGGACGTGCTGCCCTCCACCGCGGACCCGGCCAACTCGCTGACCGTCGCGGGCGCGGCGTCGAGCCACTACGCGTTGCAGGTCATCACCTGGGTCGCCGCGTTCGGCGCCCCCGCCGTGCTCGTCTACCAGGGCTGGACGTACTGGGTGTTCCGCAAGCGGATCAGCACCGCGCAGATCCCGCCGGTGCACACACCATGA
- the cydD gene encoding thiol reductant ABC exporter subunit CydD, whose product MTFPGSTTLPAEVSTTDTVRLGKGPLGALPALSAAARRALALAAVLALLNAAALVAQAFLLASACATIVAGHGVRPAGPAVLAGVVLGRALIVWAIRTVAARAAAGAKEELRAKAVDHALRLGPEWVAARGPAELTTLATKGLDALDAYFTDYLPALVTAAVVPLGAGAAILVTDWPSAVVIALTVPLLPLFAILVGKYTATRSAAATDALHRLSGQLLELVRALPVLAAFRRAEAQAETVRLVSERHRRATLKTLRVAFSSAFVLELAATLSVALVAVLIGVRLVNGDLPLAIGLGVLILAPECYQPLRSVGAAFHASEDGVEAVRRVADVLAQPVVPDGTVVPGRGEVRVEGLRVARRDGFAPDGESFVVRPGEITWLRSPSGAGKSTTLAVLLGFVRPASGRVTISDVDLPDVAMSAFRRQVAWVPQSPVFTSETVREELAGAADDLLAQLNLAGFESARLDQLSLGQRQRVAVARALSRDAWLLLLDEPTAHLDAANATQVMAVIEAARRRGAAVLIAAHERPGAVAAQPGRAVLPAERRTVHTGRPVRRLVEKRFLGGALLGALALVAGLALTATSGWLIAKASQQPPILTLTVAVVGVRAFGLGRAVLRYAERLTTHDAAFRIAGRLRVELWKSLVRLGPAHSLRHGESQRRLVADVDTVRDLLPRVLTPPPVAGTTLVAAIVVQTVLLPSAGLVLAVAVLLGAVAAPLLALRLERRATSALVSGRRAVSAKVLELFEGAAELLAFDRYRTRRAELAGTDAGLVAQARRQAFGAGAADGLITLVTGLAAVGGSWLAAGRLGPALVPVVALIPLALAEVLALLPPVAQHWDTLRDARTRLDFATPSTERPEHGDHVELSGDIAWPDGPPVLRDVDLEIPPGAHVAVVGASGAGKSTLLAALLGFLHPERGSAVVPAEVAWAPQDPQLVSTTVAENLRLADPHASDDRLADALRLACLPELRLDTVLGSAGSGLSGGQAQRLALARALVAAPNAGLVLLDEPTAHLDEPTARRLRANLRTALAGRTVVQVTHHPDEAADADFVLEVRDGRVTTRVPEGVYA is encoded by the coding sequence ATGACCTTTCCCGGAAGCACCACCCTTCCCGCCGAAGTGTCCACAACGGACACAGTGCGACTGGGAAAGGGACCGCTCGGCGCGCTGCCCGCTCTGTCTGCAGCGGCGCGCCGGGCGCTCGCCCTTGCCGCTGTACTCGCGTTGCTCAACGCCGCCGCGCTGGTGGCACAGGCGTTCCTGCTGGCCTCGGCCTGCGCGACGATCGTCGCGGGTCACGGGGTGCGCCCGGCCGGACCGGCGGTGCTGGCGGGCGTCGTCCTCGGCCGTGCGCTCATCGTCTGGGCCATCCGGACGGTCGCCGCCCGGGCCGCCGCGGGCGCGAAGGAGGAGCTGCGCGCCAAGGCGGTCGACCACGCGTTGCGGCTCGGCCCGGAATGGGTCGCCGCGCGCGGGCCCGCCGAGCTGACCACGTTGGCCACCAAGGGACTCGACGCGCTCGACGCCTACTTCACCGACTACCTGCCCGCGCTGGTCACCGCAGCCGTGGTACCGCTGGGCGCGGGCGCCGCGATCCTGGTCACCGACTGGCCGTCCGCGGTCGTCATCGCACTGACCGTGCCGCTGCTGCCGCTGTTCGCGATCCTCGTCGGCAAGTACACCGCGACCCGTTCGGCCGCCGCGACAGACGCGCTGCACCGGCTTTCCGGGCAACTGCTGGAACTCGTGCGCGCGCTGCCGGTGCTGGCGGCCTTCCGCCGCGCCGAGGCCCAGGCGGAGACGGTCCGCCTGGTGTCCGAGCGGCACCGCCGCGCGACGCTGAAGACCTTGCGGGTGGCGTTCTCGTCGGCGTTCGTGCTGGAGCTCGCGGCGACGTTGTCGGTGGCGCTGGTCGCGGTGCTCATCGGGGTCCGGCTGGTGAACGGCGACCTGCCGCTCGCGATCGGGCTGGGCGTGCTGATCCTCGCGCCCGAGTGCTACCAGCCGCTGCGGTCGGTCGGCGCCGCCTTCCACGCGAGCGAGGACGGGGTCGAGGCGGTGCGCCGGGTCGCCGACGTCCTCGCGCAGCCCGTCGTGCCCGACGGCACGGTGGTGCCCGGCCGCGGCGAGGTCCGTGTCGAGGGCCTGCGGGTCGCGCGCCGGGACGGCTTCGCGCCGGACGGGGAGTCGTTCGTCGTCCGGCCGGGCGAGATCACCTGGCTGCGGTCGCCGAGCGGCGCCGGGAAGTCGACGACGCTGGCCGTGCTGCTCGGCTTCGTCCGGCCCGCGTCCGGTCGTGTCACGATCTCGGACGTCGATCTGCCGGACGTCGCGATGTCGGCATTCAGACGACAGGTCGCGTGGGTGCCGCAGTCGCCGGTGTTCACCAGCGAGACCGTTCGCGAGGAGCTGGCGGGCGCCGCCGACGACCTGCTCGCCCAGCTGAACCTCGCGGGCTTCGAATCCGCGCGCCTGGACCAGCTGTCGCTCGGGCAGCGTCAACGAGTCGCGGTCGCGCGCGCCTTGTCCCGCGACGCGTGGCTGCTCCTGCTCGACGAGCCGACCGCCCACCTCGATGCCGCCAACGCCACGCAGGTCATGGCCGTGATCGAGGCGGCCCGCCGCCGTGGTGCTGCCGTGCTCATCGCCGCGCACGAGCGGCCCGGTGCGGTCGCGGCCCAGCCCGGGCGCGCTGTGCTACCGGCGGAACGGCGGACCGTCCACACGGGACGGCCGGTGCGCCGGCTGGTCGAAAAGCGCTTTCTCGGCGGTGCCCTGCTGGGTGCGCTGGCACTGGTCGCGGGGCTGGCGCTGACCGCCACGTCGGGCTGGTTGATCGCGAAAGCCTCGCAGCAGCCGCCGATTCTGACGCTGACCGTCGCTGTCGTGGGCGTACGCGCGTTCGGGCTCGGCCGCGCCGTACTCCGGTACGCGGAACGCCTGACCACGCACGACGCCGCGTTCCGGATCGCCGGGCGGCTGCGGGTCGAGCTGTGGAAGTCGTTGGTGCGCCTCGGTCCCGCGCACAGCCTGCGGCACGGCGAGAGCCAGCGGCGGCTGGTCGCCGACGTCGACACCGTGCGCGACCTGCTGCCCCGGGTGCTGACCCCGCCGCCGGTGGCTGGGACCACGCTCGTCGCCGCGATCGTGGTGCAGACCGTGCTCCTGCCGAGTGCCGGACTGGTGCTGGCGGTCGCGGTCCTGCTCGGCGCGGTCGCCGCGCCCCTGCTGGCGCTGCGGCTGGAACGGCGGGCGACCTCCGCGCTCGTGTCCGGGCGGCGGGCGGTCAGCGCGAAGGTGCTCGAACTGTTCGAGGGTGCGGCCGAACTGCTGGCCTTCGACCGCTATCGGACCCGCCGTGCCGAACTGGCCGGAACCGACGCCGGGCTCGTCGCCCAGGCACGCCGCCAGGCGTTCGGCGCCGGCGCGGCCGATGGCCTGATCACGCTGGTCACCGGTCTGGCGGCGGTCGGCGGCAGTTGGCTCGCGGCCGGGCGTCTCGGGCCGGCGCTCGTGCCGGTCGTCGCCCTGATCCCGCTCGCACTCGCCGAGGTCCTCGCGCTCCTGCCGCCGGTCGCGCAGCACTGGGACACGCTGCGGGACGCCCGGACCCGGCTCGACTTCGCCACTCCCTCGACCGAACGGCCCGAACACGGCGATCACGTCGAGCTGAGCGGGGACATCGCATGGCCGGACGGCCCGCCGGTGCTGCGTGACGTCGACCTGGAGATCCCGCCGGGCGCACACGTCGCGGTGGTCGGCGCGTCGGGCGCCGGGAAGTCGACGTTGCTGGCCGCGTTGCTGGGGTTCCTGCACCCCGAGCGCGGCAGCGCCGTGGTCCCGGCCGAGGTCGCGTGGGCACCGCAGGACCCGCAGCTGGTGTCGACGACCGTGGCCGAGAACCTGCGCCTGGCCGACCCGCACGCGAGCGACGACCGGCTGGCCGACGCGCTGCGCCTGGCCTGCCTGCCGGAGCTGCGCCTCGACACGGTGCTCGGTAGCGCGGGCAGTGGCCTGTCCGGCGGCCAGGCACAACGGCTTGCGCTCGCCCGCGCACTGGTGGCCGCGCCGAACGCCGGGTTGGTACTGCTCGACGAGCCGACGGCACATCTCGACGAACCCACCGCCCGCCGCCTCCGGGCGAACCTTCGCACCGCGCTCGCCGGACGCACAGTGGTGCAGGTGACGCACCATCCGGACGAAGCGGCCGACGCCGACTTCGTGCTCGAGGTCCGCGACGGCCGCGTGACCACCCGGGTGCCGGAAGGCGTCTACGCTTGA